One segment of Schistocerca cancellata isolate TAMUIC-IGC-003103 chromosome 2, iqSchCanc2.1, whole genome shotgun sequence DNA contains the following:
- the LOC126162593 gene encoding defensin-1-like translates to MKASTVVLLFALLTIASIASCSPAPAEEEHHGDRHVRFTCDALSFLNVEDSACAVRCVAMNRGYHGGHCKGGVCHCRK, encoded by the exons ATGAAGGCTTCCACCGTCGTCTTGTTATTCGCTCTCCTTACTATTGCCAGCATTGCCTCTTGTTCGCCAG CACCAGCCGAGGAGGAGCACCACGGCGACCGCCACGTGCGCTTCACGTGTGACGCGCTGAGCTTTTTGAACGTGGAAGACTCGGCGTGCGCCGTCCGCTGCGTCGCGATGAACAGAGGCTACCATGGCGGACACTGCAAAGGGGGCGTCTGCCACTGCCGCAAGTAG